In the Verrucomicrobiota bacterium genome, ATGGTGACCAGCGATCCCAGCGTCATGAGCATGGAGCCGTCGCCGTTGAGGCAAATCACCTGGCGCTGCGGTTGCGCCAATGCAATCCCCAGAGCGAAATCCGCGGCATGGCCCATGGCGCTGTCCGCGGAGGCAAAATCGAGGGGATGATTCGAGAACTGCGCCCACGGCCGCACCGTGCCCATCGTCGTCACGACGACCTGGTCTGTGCGCAGCCGGGCCAGGGGCTCCAGGAACTGGCGCTTGGTCAGGAAGATCACCTCTTGATGCGGTCGCTCACCTTTCGAGGAAATTCAGGGCAAAGCCTTGAAGCTTCCAACTGGCCTGTAGCATCGAAAAAAATCATCCTGCCGTCGGCCTGGCAAATCCATACCTCTACAGCGCCCCGCTTCAGATACAGATTCTTCTTCTGCTCCATCTCGGCCATCGTGTTGCTGGAGGAAACGACTTCAATGCAAATCTCAGGGGCACGCTCGAAGGCATCTTTCGTAATCTCGCTTTCGTAGGTCTGCGGCGCGACCCACGCGACCTCCAGCGTTTTCGTGCCGTCATCGGTGTCCACCGCGACTTCCGGCAGGATGTAACCATCCGGTTTGAGCTCATAGAGCAATCTTTGAATCGCGCCCTGAAATCCGCTGTGAATTGGTTTGTGAGGACTCATGAGAATTTGGCCTCGGCCGTTCAACTCAATCTTGTACGGCAAATCGTGCAGGGATGGATCAGCGCAGACGTCGGACCATTTCATCTTCATCTTGATCGCAAAATTCCCAAC is a window encoding:
- a CDS encoding Uma2 family endonuclease; its protein translation is MKWSDVCADPSLHDLPYKIELNGRGQILMSPHKPIHSGFQGAIQRLLYELKPDGYILPEVAVDTDDGTKTLEVAWVAPQTYESEITKDAFERAPEICIEVVSSSNTMAEMEQKKNLYLKRGAVEVWICQADGRMIFFDATGQLEASRLCPEFPRKVSDRIKR